The following are from one region of the Desmodus rotundus isolate HL8 unplaced genomic scaffold, HLdesRot8A.1 manual_scaffold_310, whole genome shotgun sequence genome:
- the WBP2 gene encoding WW domain-binding protein 2 isoform X1, translating to MALNKNHSEGGGVIVNNTESILMSYDHVELTFSDMKNVPEAFKGTKKGTVYLTPYRVIFLSKGKDAMQSFMMPFYLMKDCEIKQPVFGANYIKGTVKAEAGGGWEGSASYKLTFAAGGAIEFGQRMLQVASQASRGEAPTGAYGYSYLPSGAYVFPPPVANGMYPCPPGYPYPPPPPEFYPGPPMMDGAMGYVHPPPPPYPGPMEPPVSGPEVPATPAAEAKAAEAAASAYYDPGNPHNVYMPMNQPPPPPYYPPEDKKTQ from the exons ATGGCGCTCAACAAGAATCACTCAGAGGGCGGCGGAGTGATCGTCAACAACACGGAGAG CATCCTCATGTCCTATGACCATGTGGAACTTACGTTCAGTGACATGAAGAATGTGCCAGAGGCCTTCAAAGGGACCAAGAAGGGCACTGTGTACCTTACCCCCTACCGG GTCATCTTTCTGTCCAAGGGGAAGGACGCTATGCAGTCCTTCATGATGCCGTTCTACCTGATGAAGGACTGTGAGATCAAGCAGCCTGTGTTCGGCGCGAACTACATCAAGGGAACAgtgaaggcagaggcaggag GCGGCTGGGAAGGCTCTGCTTCCTACAAGCTGACCTTCGCTGCAGGGGGCGCCATCGAGTTCGGGCAGCGGATGCTACAGGTGGCATCTCAAG CCTCCCGAGGCGAAGCCCCCACTGGAGCCTATGGGTACTCCTACCTGCCCAGCGGGGCCTATGTCTTTCCCCCGCCCGTCGCCAATGGAATGTACCCCTGCCCTCCTGGCTACCCCTACCCACCGCCCCCACCTG AGTTCTATCCGGGACCTCCCATGATGGACGGGGCCATGGGGTATGTGCACCCCCCACCACCGCCCTACCCTGGGCCTATGGAGCCGCCGGTCAGTGGGCCTGAAGTCCCCGCCACTCCTGCAG CCGAGGCCAAGGCCGCAGAAGCTGCTGCCAGTGCCTATTATGACCCTGGCAATCCACACAACGTCTACATGCCCATG AACCAGCCTCCGCCACCTCCCTACTACCCCCCAGAAGATAAGAAGACCCAGTAG
- the UNC13D gene encoding protein unc-13 homolog D isoform X2, which produces MDLSQCRPGAEESDPGAEEGDPGAGAPRGPPQEQIAPPSHHFSPEERALLYEEALYTVLHRLGKPEPNHVTEASELLRYLQDAFHTEPEEHQRMLQQVQELEKPTFCLKATVKQAKGILGKDVSGFSDPYCLLGIEQGAGTSGDSLGPRRPQKAVVRHTIPEEQTHRTQVITQTLNPVWDETFILEFEDVSSSSFHLDMWDLDTVESVRQKLGELTDLHGLRRIFKEARKDKGQDDFLGNVVLRLQDLRCREDQWYSLEPCTETYPDRGQCHLQFQFIHKRRATAASRSRPSYTVHLHLLQQLVSHEVTQHQAGSTSWDGSLSPQATTILFLHATQKDLSDFHQSMAQWLAYSRVYQSLEFPSSCLLHPITSIEYQWIQGRLKAEQREELATSFSSLLAYGLSLIRRFRSVFPLSVSDSPARLQSLLRVLVQMCKMKAFGELCPDSAPLPRLVAEALRTGTVEWFHLKQQHHQPMVQGMLEAGKALLSLVQDIMDDLHQCQRTWNKIFHNTLKIDLFSMAFLELQWLVAKRVQDHTAVAVSSPVSPEMGESLFQLYISLKELCQLGPAPSERDGVLALDGFHRWFQPAIPSWLQKTYSVALARVQRAVQMDQLVPLGELTKHSTSAVDLSTCFAQISHTARQLDWPDPEEAFMITVKFVEDTCRLALVYCSLIKARARELAAGQKDQGQAANMLCVVVNDMEQLRLVIGKLPTQLAWEALEQRVGAVLEQGQLQNTLHTQLQGALAGLGHEIRTGVHTLAKQLEVGIAKHIRNLVGVRESVLPEDAILPLMKFLEVELCYLNTNLVQENFNSLLTLLWTHTLTVLVEVAASQRSCPLASRRLKIALQNLEICFYAEGCGLPPEALHTATFKALQRDLELQGASTRELIQRYFCSRLQQQAETTTEELGAVTLKASYHASEQKLRVELLSASSLLPLDSNGSSDPFVQLTLEPRHEFPELAPRETQKHKKDLHPLFDETFEFLVPAEPCRKDGACLLLTVLDHDTLGADDLEGEAFLPLCAVRGLSGAEEPGQAPQTRLPLTFPAPNGDLILQLLESRKGDREAQAFVKLRRQRAKQASQHAPRLG; this is translated from the exons ATGGACCTCAGCCAGTGCAGGCCCGGGGCCGAGGAAAGTGACCCAGGGGCTGAGGAAGGCGACCCAGGGGCCGGAGCCCCCAGAGGCCCGCCGCAGGAACAG ATCGCGCCTCCATCGCACCATTTCTCCCCCGAGGAG CGGGCCCTGCTCTACGAGGAAGCTCTCTACACTGTCCTGCACCGCCTGGGTAAGCCTGAGCCCAACCATGTGACAGAGGCCTCGGAGCTGCTGCGATACCTGCAGGAT GCCTTCCACACGGAGCCCGAGGAGCACCAGCGGATGCTACAGCAGGTCCAGGAGCTCGAG aagCCAACATTTTGTCTGAAGGCCACGGTGAAACAAGCCAAGGGCATTCTGGGCAAGGATGTCAGCG GGTTCAGTGACCCCTACTGCCTGCTGGGCATCGAGCAGGGGGCTGGCACGTCAGGGGACAGCCTGGGGCCGCGGCGGCCACAGAAGGCAGTGGTGCGGCACACCATCCCCGAGGAGCAGACCCACCGAACCCAGGTCATCACCCAGACGCTGAACCCCGTCTGGGACGAGACCTTCATCCT GGAGTTTGAGGACGTAAGCAGCTCGAGCTTTCACCTGGACATGTG ggacctggacaCTGTGGAATCCGTCCGGCAGAAGCTCGGGGAACTCACAGACCTGCATGGGCTGCGAAG GATCTTCAAGGAGGCCCGGAAGGACAAAGGCCAGGACGACTTCCTGGGGAACGTGGTTCTGAGGCTacag GACCTGCGCTGCCGGGAGGACCAGTGGTACTCCCTGGAGCCGTGCACCGAGACCTACCCAGACCGCGGCCAGTGCCACCTCCAGTTCCAGTTCATTCACAAGCGG AGAGCCACCGCTGCCAGCCGCTCCCGGCCCAGCTACACGGTGCACCTCCACCTGCTGCAGCAGCTCGTGTCCCACGAGGTCACCCAGCACCAG GCAGGCAGTACGTCCTGGGACGGGTCGCTGAGTCCCCAGGCCACCACCATCCTGTTCCTCCATGCCACGCAGAAGGACCTGTCTGACTTCCACCAGTCCATGGC GCAGTGGCTGGCCTACAGCCGTGTCTACCAGAGCCTGGAGTTCCCcagcagctgcctcctgcaccccATCACCAGCATCGAGTACCAGTGGATCCAGGGCCGGCTCAAGGCGGAACAG CGGGAGGAGCTGGCCACCTCGTTCAGCTCCCTGCTGGCCTACGGCCTCTCCCTCATCCGGAGGTTCCGCAGTGTCTTCCCCCTCTCCGTCTCCGACTCCCCTGCCCGGCTGCAGTCTCTCCTCAG GGTCCTGGTACAGATGTGCAAGATGAAGGCCTTTGGAGAGCTGTGCCCCGACAGTGCCCCACTGCCCCGCCTGGTGGCTGAGGCGTTGCGG ACTGGCACTGTTGAGTGGTTCCACCTGAAGCAGCAGCACCATCAGCCCATGGTGCAG GGCATGCTGGAGGCAGGCAAGGCCTTGCTGAGCCTGGTACAGGACATCATGGACGACCTGCACCAGTGCCAGCGCACGTGGAACAAGATCTTCCACAA CACTCTTAAGATCGACCTCTTCTCCATGGCTTTCCTGGAGCTGCAGTGGCTG GTGGCCAAGCGTGTGCAGGACCACACAGCAGTGGCAGTGAGCAGCCCCGTGTCCCCAGAGATGGGGGAGAGTCTGTTCCAGCTCTACATCAGCCTCAAGGAGCTCTGCCAGCTGGGGCCGGCCCCCTCGGAGAG GGATGGAGTTCTGGCCCTGGATGGCTTCCACCGCTGGTTCCAGCCGGCCATCCCCTCCTGGCTGCAGAAGACGTACAGCGTCGCCCTGGCACGGGTGCAGCGCGCTGTGCAGATGGACCAG TTGGTGCCCCTGGGTGAACTGACCAAGCATAGCACGTCGGCTGTGGATCTGTCCACCTGCTTTGCCCAGATTAGCCACACTGCCCGGCAGCTGGACTGGCCCGACCCAGAGGAAGCCTTCATGATCACCGTCAAGTTCGTGGAG GACACCTGTCGGCTGGCCCTGGTGTACTGCAGCCTGATAAAGGCCCGGGCTCGTGAGCTCGCTGCTGGCCAGAAGGATCAGGGCCAGGCAGCCAATATG CTGTGTGTGGTGGTGAATGACATGGAGCAGCTGCGGCTGGTGATCGGCAAGCTACCTACCCAGCTGGCATGGGAGGCCCTGGAGCAGCGGGTAGGGGCCGTGCTGGAGCAGGGGCAGCTGCAGAACACGCTGCACACCCAGCTGCAAGGCGCACTGGCGGGGCTAGGCCACGAGATCCGCACTGGCGTCCACACACTGGCCAAGCAG CTGGAGGTGGGCATCGCCAAGCACATCCGGAACCTGGTGGGCGTCAGGGAGTCTGTCCTGCCGGAGGAT gccaTTCTGCCCCTGATGAAGTTCCTGGAGGTGGAGCTCTGCTACTTGAACACCAACTTGGTGCAGGAGAACTTCAACAG CCTTTTGACCCTGCTCTGGACCCACACGCTCACTGTGCTGGTGGAGGTGGCTGCCTCCCAGCGGAGCTGCCCGCTGGCCTCTAGGAGGCTGAAGATCGCACTGCAG AACCTGGAGATCTGCTTCTATGCAGAGGGCTGTGGCCTGCCGCCTGAGGCCCTGCACACGGCCACCTTCAAG GCCCTGCAGAGGGACCTGGAGCTGCAGGGGGCCTCCACCCGGGAGCTCATCCAGAGGTACTTCTGCAGCCGCCTCCAGCAGCAG GCTGAAACCACCACGGAGGAGCTCGGAGCGGTCACGCTCAAGGCCTCCTACCACGCCTCCGAGCAGAAGCTGCGTGTGGAGCTGCTCAGCGCTTCCAGCCTGCTGCCTTTGGACTCCAACG GCTCCAGCGACCCCTTTGTCCAGCTGACCTTGGAGCCCAGGCACGAGTTCCCTGAGCTGGCTCCCCGGGAGACCCAAAAGCACAAGAAGGACCTTCACCCGCTGTTTGATGAGACCTTTGAATT cCTGGTGCCGGCTGAGCCATGCCGGAAGGACGGGGCATGCCTCCTGCTCACAGTGCTGGACCACGACACCCTGGGGGCCGATGACCTAGAAGGGGAGGCCTTCCTGCCGCTGTGTGCAGTGCGAGGCCTGAGTGGGGCGGAGGAGCCCGGGCAGGCGCCTCAGACCCGCCTGCCCCTCACCTTCCCAGCACCCAACG GGGACCTGATCCTGCAGCTGCTGGAGAGCCGGAAGGGTGATCGTGAGGCCCAGGCGTTTGTGAAGCTGCGGCGGCAACGAGCCAAGCAGGCCTCCCAGCATGCCCCTCGGCTAGGGTGA
- the WBP2 gene encoding WW domain-binding protein 2 isoform X2: protein MALNKNHSEGGGVIVNNTESILMSYDHVELTFSDMKNVPEAFKGTKKGTVYLTPYRVIFLSKGKDAMQSFMMPFYLMKDCEIKQPVFGANYIKGTVKAEAGGGWEGSASYKLTFAAGGAIEFGQRMLQVASQEFYPGPPMMDGAMGYVHPPPPPYPGPMEPPVSGPEVPATPAAEAKAAEAAASAYYDPGNPHNVYMPMNQPPPPPYYPPEDKKTQ from the exons ATGGCGCTCAACAAGAATCACTCAGAGGGCGGCGGAGTGATCGTCAACAACACGGAGAG CATCCTCATGTCCTATGACCATGTGGAACTTACGTTCAGTGACATGAAGAATGTGCCAGAGGCCTTCAAAGGGACCAAGAAGGGCACTGTGTACCTTACCCCCTACCGG GTCATCTTTCTGTCCAAGGGGAAGGACGCTATGCAGTCCTTCATGATGCCGTTCTACCTGATGAAGGACTGTGAGATCAAGCAGCCTGTGTTCGGCGCGAACTACATCAAGGGAACAgtgaaggcagaggcaggag GCGGCTGGGAAGGCTCTGCTTCCTACAAGCTGACCTTCGCTGCAGGGGGCGCCATCGAGTTCGGGCAGCGGATGCTACAGGTGGCATCTCAAG AGTTCTATCCGGGACCTCCCATGATGGACGGGGCCATGGGGTATGTGCACCCCCCACCACCGCCCTACCCTGGGCCTATGGAGCCGCCGGTCAGTGGGCCTGAAGTCCCCGCCACTCCTGCAG CCGAGGCCAAGGCCGCAGAAGCTGCTGCCAGTGCCTATTATGACCCTGGCAATCCACACAACGTCTACATGCCCATG AACCAGCCTCCGCCACCTCCCTACTACCCCCCAGAAGATAAGAAGACCCAGTAG
- the UNC13D gene encoding protein unc-13 homolog D isoform X1: MATLLSHSQRRPPLLRQAIKIRRRRVGELQQPLPPTAQEIAPPSHHFSPEERALLYEEALYTVLHRLGKPEPNHVTEASELLRYLQDAFHTEPEEHQRMLQQVQELEKPTFCLKATVKQAKGILGKDVSGFSDPYCLLGIEQGAGTSGDSLGPRRPQKAVVRHTIPEEQTHRTQVITQTLNPVWDETFILEFEDVSSSSFHLDMWDLDTVESVRQKLGELTDLHGLRRIFKEARKDKGQDDFLGNVVLRLQDLRCREDQWYSLEPCTETYPDRGQCHLQFQFIHKRRATAASRSRPSYTVHLHLLQQLVSHEVTQHQAGSTSWDGSLSPQATTILFLHATQKDLSDFHQSMAQWLAYSRVYQSLEFPSSCLLHPITSIEYQWIQGRLKAEQREELATSFSSLLAYGLSLIRRFRSVFPLSVSDSPARLQSLLRVLVQMCKMKAFGELCPDSAPLPRLVAEALRTGTVEWFHLKQQHHQPMVQGMLEAGKALLSLVQDIMDDLHQCQRTWNKIFHNTLKIDLFSMAFLELQWLVAKRVQDHTAVAVSSPVSPEMGESLFQLYISLKELCQLGPAPSERDGVLALDGFHRWFQPAIPSWLQKTYSVALARVQRAVQMDQLVPLGELTKHSTSAVDLSTCFAQISHTARQLDWPDPEEAFMITVKFVEDTCRLALVYCSLIKARARELAAGQKDQGQAANMLCVVVNDMEQLRLVIGKLPTQLAWEALEQRVGAVLEQGQLQNTLHTQLQGALAGLGHEIRTGVHTLAKQLEVGIAKHIRNLVGVRESVLPEDAILPLMKFLEVELCYLNTNLVQENFNSLLTLLWTHTLTVLVEVAASQRSCPLASRRLKIALQNLEICFYAEGCGLPPEALHTATFKALQRDLELQGASTRELIQRYFCSRLQQQAETTTEELGAVTLKASYHASEQKLRVELLSASSLLPLDSNGSSDPFVQLTLEPRHEFPELAPRETQKHKKDLHPLFDETFEFLVPAEPCRKDGACLLLTVLDHDTLGADDLEGEAFLPLCAVRGLSGAEEPGQAPQTRLPLTFPAPNGDLILQLLESRKGDREAQAFVKLRRQRAKQASQHAPRLG, from the exons ATGGCGACactcctctcccactcccagcGGCGCCCTCCCCTCTTGCGCCAAGCCATCAAGATAAGGCGCCGCAGGGTCGGAGAGCTGCAacagcccctgcccccaacagCTCAGGAG ATCGCGCCTCCATCGCACCATTTCTCCCCCGAGGAG CGGGCCCTGCTCTACGAGGAAGCTCTCTACACTGTCCTGCACCGCCTGGGTAAGCCTGAGCCCAACCATGTGACAGAGGCCTCGGAGCTGCTGCGATACCTGCAGGAT GCCTTCCACACGGAGCCCGAGGAGCACCAGCGGATGCTACAGCAGGTCCAGGAGCTCGAG aagCCAACATTTTGTCTGAAGGCCACGGTGAAACAAGCCAAGGGCATTCTGGGCAAGGATGTCAGCG GGTTCAGTGACCCCTACTGCCTGCTGGGCATCGAGCAGGGGGCTGGCACGTCAGGGGACAGCCTGGGGCCGCGGCGGCCACAGAAGGCAGTGGTGCGGCACACCATCCCCGAGGAGCAGACCCACCGAACCCAGGTCATCACCCAGACGCTGAACCCCGTCTGGGACGAGACCTTCATCCT GGAGTTTGAGGACGTAAGCAGCTCGAGCTTTCACCTGGACATGTG ggacctggacaCTGTGGAATCCGTCCGGCAGAAGCTCGGGGAACTCACAGACCTGCATGGGCTGCGAAG GATCTTCAAGGAGGCCCGGAAGGACAAAGGCCAGGACGACTTCCTGGGGAACGTGGTTCTGAGGCTacag GACCTGCGCTGCCGGGAGGACCAGTGGTACTCCCTGGAGCCGTGCACCGAGACCTACCCAGACCGCGGCCAGTGCCACCTCCAGTTCCAGTTCATTCACAAGCGG AGAGCCACCGCTGCCAGCCGCTCCCGGCCCAGCTACACGGTGCACCTCCACCTGCTGCAGCAGCTCGTGTCCCACGAGGTCACCCAGCACCAG GCAGGCAGTACGTCCTGGGACGGGTCGCTGAGTCCCCAGGCCACCACCATCCTGTTCCTCCATGCCACGCAGAAGGACCTGTCTGACTTCCACCAGTCCATGGC GCAGTGGCTGGCCTACAGCCGTGTCTACCAGAGCCTGGAGTTCCCcagcagctgcctcctgcaccccATCACCAGCATCGAGTACCAGTGGATCCAGGGCCGGCTCAAGGCGGAACAG CGGGAGGAGCTGGCCACCTCGTTCAGCTCCCTGCTGGCCTACGGCCTCTCCCTCATCCGGAGGTTCCGCAGTGTCTTCCCCCTCTCCGTCTCCGACTCCCCTGCCCGGCTGCAGTCTCTCCTCAG GGTCCTGGTACAGATGTGCAAGATGAAGGCCTTTGGAGAGCTGTGCCCCGACAGTGCCCCACTGCCCCGCCTGGTGGCTGAGGCGTTGCGG ACTGGCACTGTTGAGTGGTTCCACCTGAAGCAGCAGCACCATCAGCCCATGGTGCAG GGCATGCTGGAGGCAGGCAAGGCCTTGCTGAGCCTGGTACAGGACATCATGGACGACCTGCACCAGTGCCAGCGCACGTGGAACAAGATCTTCCACAA CACTCTTAAGATCGACCTCTTCTCCATGGCTTTCCTGGAGCTGCAGTGGCTG GTGGCCAAGCGTGTGCAGGACCACACAGCAGTGGCAGTGAGCAGCCCCGTGTCCCCAGAGATGGGGGAGAGTCTGTTCCAGCTCTACATCAGCCTCAAGGAGCTCTGCCAGCTGGGGCCGGCCCCCTCGGAGAG GGATGGAGTTCTGGCCCTGGATGGCTTCCACCGCTGGTTCCAGCCGGCCATCCCCTCCTGGCTGCAGAAGACGTACAGCGTCGCCCTGGCACGGGTGCAGCGCGCTGTGCAGATGGACCAG TTGGTGCCCCTGGGTGAACTGACCAAGCATAGCACGTCGGCTGTGGATCTGTCCACCTGCTTTGCCCAGATTAGCCACACTGCCCGGCAGCTGGACTGGCCCGACCCAGAGGAAGCCTTCATGATCACCGTCAAGTTCGTGGAG GACACCTGTCGGCTGGCCCTGGTGTACTGCAGCCTGATAAAGGCCCGGGCTCGTGAGCTCGCTGCTGGCCAGAAGGATCAGGGCCAGGCAGCCAATATG CTGTGTGTGGTGGTGAATGACATGGAGCAGCTGCGGCTGGTGATCGGCAAGCTACCTACCCAGCTGGCATGGGAGGCCCTGGAGCAGCGGGTAGGGGCCGTGCTGGAGCAGGGGCAGCTGCAGAACACGCTGCACACCCAGCTGCAAGGCGCACTGGCGGGGCTAGGCCACGAGATCCGCACTGGCGTCCACACACTGGCCAAGCAG CTGGAGGTGGGCATCGCCAAGCACATCCGGAACCTGGTGGGCGTCAGGGAGTCTGTCCTGCCGGAGGAT gccaTTCTGCCCCTGATGAAGTTCCTGGAGGTGGAGCTCTGCTACTTGAACACCAACTTGGTGCAGGAGAACTTCAACAG CCTTTTGACCCTGCTCTGGACCCACACGCTCACTGTGCTGGTGGAGGTGGCTGCCTCCCAGCGGAGCTGCCCGCTGGCCTCTAGGAGGCTGAAGATCGCACTGCAG AACCTGGAGATCTGCTTCTATGCAGAGGGCTGTGGCCTGCCGCCTGAGGCCCTGCACACGGCCACCTTCAAG GCCCTGCAGAGGGACCTGGAGCTGCAGGGGGCCTCCACCCGGGAGCTCATCCAGAGGTACTTCTGCAGCCGCCTCCAGCAGCAG GCTGAAACCACCACGGAGGAGCTCGGAGCGGTCACGCTCAAGGCCTCCTACCACGCCTCCGAGCAGAAGCTGCGTGTGGAGCTGCTCAGCGCTTCCAGCCTGCTGCCTTTGGACTCCAACG GCTCCAGCGACCCCTTTGTCCAGCTGACCTTGGAGCCCAGGCACGAGTTCCCTGAGCTGGCTCCCCGGGAGACCCAAAAGCACAAGAAGGACCTTCACCCGCTGTTTGATGAGACCTTTGAATT cCTGGTGCCGGCTGAGCCATGCCGGAAGGACGGGGCATGCCTCCTGCTCACAGTGCTGGACCACGACACCCTGGGGGCCGATGACCTAGAAGGGGAGGCCTTCCTGCCGCTGTGTGCAGTGCGAGGCCTGAGTGGGGCGGAGGAGCCCGGGCAGGCGCCTCAGACCCGCCTGCCCCTCACCTTCCCAGCACCCAACG GGGACCTGATCCTGCAGCTGCTGGAGAGCCGGAAGGGTGATCGTGAGGCCCAGGCGTTTGTGAAGCTGCGGCGGCAACGAGCCAAGCAGGCCTCCCAGCATGCCCCTCGGCTAGGGTGA